The nucleotide sequence CCGGCAGATATTTCTTCTTCTGTGCCTCAGAACCGCCGAGCAGGATCGGATATGCGCCAAGAAGGCTTGCTGCATAGCTTACCGAAATGCCAAGACAACCCTTACTCAACTCTTCAACAACAATACAGTTTTCAAAAACTCCCCCTCCTGTCCCGCCATATTCCTCAGGGATATTTACACCAAAAAGACCGGTTTCAGCACATGCCTTCATCACAGTCCAGGGAAATTCCTCCTTTTCGTCAAGCTCTGCCCTTACAGGGATTATTTTATCTTCAGTAATTCTTCGAGCCAATGCCTGAATCTGCCTCTGATCTTCCGTTAAAAAATAATCCATTTCTTCTTCTCCTTTTTCTTCTGAAGTGATTGGTGGCTCTGCATTGTCTCTTTTATAAATTCGTTCAGATTTTTTTCAACGAATCCTTTTGCTAAGGCTATTGCGTTTTTTATCGCTTTACCATTGGATTTTCCGTGGCATATGATACATACGCCGTCAACCCCCAGAAGGGGTGCGCCGCCTGTTTCAGAATAATCGATCTTCTTGGCAATTTCCTTAAACACATCTTTAATAAAAAGATAGCCTATCTTACGCAGTAATTTTTTTTCAATACCCTCTTTAAGTAATACCATTAAAGCATCAGCTACTCCCTCGCTTACCTTCAATGCTACGTTTCCAACAAAACCGTCGCTTACCACAACATCGGTACTGCCGTCATGCACATTCGTACCTTCTACATATCCGACATAATTAAGCCCCAGTTTTTCTAACATGGCGTGTGCTTCTCTTGTTAATTCGTTTCCTTTTGTCTCTTCTTCGGCGTTGCTCAGGATACCGACTTTCGGAGCCTTTATACCCAGGGCACACTTTGCAAAAACATCTCCCATCAGGGCAAATTGAACAAGGTTTATAGGCTTGCAATCAACGTTACCACCCGAATCGATAAGGATTGTTGACCCTCCCTTTGCATTCGGATTCAGCGTTGCTATCGCCGGCCTGTCCACAGATGCCAGCCTTCCCAGGGTAAAAATAGCAAAGGCCATTGCTGCTCCGGAATTACCTGCTGTAACGAC is from Pseudomonadota bacterium and encodes:
- the plsX gene encoding phosphate acyltransferase PlsX, with translation MKIAVDGMGGDFAPRAVVEGVELACSEKIADIILLGDENAIKPLIRNPEGIEIVHTPTCVEMDESPSNALRRKKDSSINRAFELMKSGKVQAVVTAGNSGAAMAFAIFTLGRLASVDRPAIATLNPNAKGGSTILIDSGGNVDCKPINLVQFALMGDVFAKCALGIKAPKVGILSNAEEETKGNELTREAHAMLEKLGLNYVGYVEGTNVHDGSTDVVVSDGFVGNVALKVSEGVADALMVLLKEGIEKKLLRKIGYLFIKDVFKEIAKKIDYSETGGAPLLGVDGVCIICHGKSNGKAIKNAIALAKGFVEKNLNEFIKETMQSHQSLQKKKEKKKWIIF